The genomic DNA CACGGCTGCCGCCTTCTCGGCGGCGTCGGCCTCGATCGCGTCCTTCGCGGCACGTAGTTTTACCAGGCGCCCCTCACGGCGGGCCAGCTCCGGGGCGACCTCGTCCCCGCGCCGGTCCTGGCCGAACTGCTGATCCTCGGCCTCATCGACCGCCTCCGCCTCGGCGAGCAGCGCAGCGACCTCGGCTTGGAGCTGATCGATCTTCGGCACGATCCGGTCATAGCTCATCGCCTTATGCCGCGACGCGTTCGCAGCCAGCTTCGTGCCATCCAGCGCGACCCGCCCCAACCGCACCAGCCCCGCCTCCGCGCAGACCCGCAGCACCTGCAGGAACAACCCCGGCAGGGCATCCAGGTGACGCCGACGAAACCGGGCCAGCGACCGGTAGTCGGGCGCCTGGTTGCCCGACAGCCACCGGAAGGCGATGTCGCGCTTGCAGCGCCGCTCCAACTCACGAGACGAGGTCACGCCCGTCGCGTACGCGAACAGCAGCAGCTTCAACATCATCCGCGGGTCATACGGAGGCGCACCCGAGGCGGACGCGTACGACGCGTAGACCGGCGTCAGATCCAAGAGCTCTTCGACGACCTCGGAGATGAACCGGGCCTCATCATCCTCGTCCAGCCAGTCATCCAGACTCGGCGGGAGCAGGAAACACTGCCCCTGGTCATACCCACGGAACGTCTTGCCCGCACCCGCCGGTGCAGCCGATCCCGGCGCCCGCGCCTCACCCGGCTCGACCTCGAACAGACCCTCCAGGCTGGCAGTCACCGTCATGAATCGATTCTCCCAGCACCCCGCGCTATCCACCGGATTCACCCCGGCGCGTTAACGGAAGGATCTGACCCACGCACCTAGACGCACCAAAGTCACCCAGGAAGAGGTCCTGTAATGAAGTTAGACGGAGAAGTCATGGAAATACTTGAGGCATACGATCTGACTGGATCGTTGCGCGCGACCGCGGAGCTGACCGGTTGCTCGCACCACACCGTTGCGCGGCATGTTGCCGCTCGCGATGCCGGGAGACCGATCGCCGAGCCGGCGTTCCGGGGCCGGGTCACGGACCCGTTCCTGCCCAAGATCGAGGAATGGGTCGAGAAGTCTCTGGGCAAGATCCGGGCTGATAAGGCTCACGACAGGCTCGTCGCGCTGGGCTATGAGGGCTCTGAACGCTCGACCCGCCGGGCGGTCGCGCAGGTCCGCGCCGCTTACCGGCTCGGCCACGTCCGGGTGCACCGCCCCTGGATAACGGAGCCGGGGATGTGGTTACAGTACGACTTTGGCGACGGCCCGGTGATCGACGGGAAGAAGACGGTGTTGTTCGTGGCGTGGTTGGCGTGGTGTCGGTTCCGGATCGTCATTCCGCTGCGGGACCGGACCGCGCCGAGCGTGTTCGCGGCGTTGGATCGCACGTTTAGGACCGCTGGCGGCGCCCCGACCTATGTGCTGACCGACAACGAGAAAACGGTCACCGTGTCGCACATCGCCGGGGTCCCGGTGCGGAACCAGCAGACGGTGGACTTCGCCCGCCACTACGGGGTGACAGTGTTGACCTGTCAGCCGGCGGATCCGGCGTCCAAGGGCGGGGTGGAGTCCTCGGTGAAGCTCGCCAAGGCCGACATCGTCCCCAAGGACACGAACCTGTTACCCGAGTACGCCTCGTTCGCCGAGGTGGAAGCGGCGTGCGACGCGTTCATGGACCACGTCAACAACCGGGAACACCGCGCCACCCGGCGGAAGCCCGCGGCGATGCTCGAGGAAGAACAGCTCCGGCTGCACCGGGTCCCCGACACCGCGCACACGGTCGCGTTCGGGCTCTCGCGCAGCGTCCCGGACAACACCCCGATGGTCACGTTCGAGAATGGCCAGTACTCCGTCCCCGCTCACCTGCTCGGCGGCCGCGTGTTCGTCCGCTCCCACGGTGTCGGCACCGACGAGCAGGTCATCGTCGTGCACGTCGGCTCCGACGGCCCCGTCGAAGTCGCGCGGCATAACCGGGCCCGGCCGGGCAGTCCCGCGATCGATGACGCGCACTTCCCCGACCATCGGGAGAAGGTCCCGGGCGATTACACGATCAAGGCCAGGAGCGCCGCGGAGGCCGAGTTCCTCGGCATCGGCGCCGGCGCTCACGCCTGGCTGCTGGAAGCGGCCGCGGTGGGCACGGCGCGGATGAACGTGAAGATGGCCGAAGCGGTCGCGGTGGCGAAGATCAGCGGCACAGCCCAGGTCGACGCTGCGTTGGGTGAGGCGGCCACCTACGGGCGGTTCGCGACCGGTGACCTCGCGTCGATCCTCAACGCGGCCGTCTCCAAGGGCAAGGCGCACCGAGCCGATGAGAAAGCGTCGCTGGCGCAGGGCACCGCCGGCTGGGCGGCGATCGGGCAGCCCGTCACGCCCGGGGTCGACCTTGCCGTCACGGATGATCTGGAGGAGAGCGCGTGAGCGTCACCCAGGCTGCCGCGCCCGTCCTCCCCGCTGACCTCGAAGCGTTGATGCGGCAGTTAAAGATGCCCTACGCTCGCGCGTTGGCGCCGGAGCTGATCGCGACCGCGAAGTCCCAGCGGTGGGAACCGGCCGAGGTCATCAAGGCCCTCTTCGTCGAGGAGGTCACCGGCCGGGCCCGGTCCATGCTCGCCACGAGGCGCAAGGCCGCCGGGTTCCCGACCGGGAAGACCTTCGACACCTGGGACGAGTCCGCGTCCTCGATCCCGGTCCCGACGCAACAGGCACTGCGGACCCTGGAATGGATCGGCCGGAAGGAGAACGTCGTCGTCTGCGGGCCATCGGGCACGGGGAAGACGTTCTTCCTCGAGGCCCTCGGGCAACAGGTTGTCGAGGCCGGGATGCGGGTCGCGTGGTTCCGGCTCGAGGATCTCGGCGCGTTGGTCCGCGCGCACCGCTCCGATGACTCCGTCAGCCGGGTCGTGGCCCGGATCCTCCGCGCGGATCTGATCGTCGTCGATGACATCGGGCTACTCGAAGTCGGTGCGGACGCCGCCGAGGGCCTCTATCGACTCGTCGATGCCGCCTACGAGAAACGTTCCATCGCGGTGTCCTCGAACCTGCACCCCGCTGGGTTCGACGAACTCATGCCCAAGACCCTCGCGACGGCGACCGTCGACCGGCTGTTGCACCACGCGCACGTCTGCCAGACATCGGGCGACTCCATCCGGCTGACCCAGGCCCTCGCCGGGAAAGGAGTCACCGCGATGAACTAAACGACGACGCCCTCGACATGGCCAACGCCACCAACACCCTGGTGGGCAGATCTGTTGGCCATGAGTGGGCAGTTTCCGTGGCCACCAGCGGGCATTTCTGCTGGCCGCCCACGGGCAGTTCCTATTGGCCATTGACAGCCGACACCAACCTCAGGGACGTACGTCTCGATGGGAAGCACCGGAGCCGAGATCAACAATCGCGATGGAGCAATTCTCACAGGTACGTTCTTCAATCCTGCGGTCTACATCGGTAGCTATACGAGTGATGCCTACGTCGGGATCACCACGGTCAACACACCAGTCAATGGCACAGAGATTTGCTACTCCGGCTCCTTCAGCGGAACAACCTGCGGGAATATCGTCAGTCAACCCATCTACAACTACAGTCTCACGGGCGTAGGCAACATCACTGGGCTGATGACGGCCAACCCTCAAGGCCTCCCTGCCTTTGGGAACGGAGACAGTGGAGGGCCAGGTATTGCCGTGTTCCAGCACACCGACGGTACGCTTCGGATCTCCGCATCCACGATCATCTCGGCGATACCCAGCAACAATAAGAGCGCAAACTGCCAAGGAATCCCCGGGTCCGGCCCGGCCAACAGCACCAACCCCAACGATCGCCAGTGCAGCCACATCGGAATCGTAACGCGAGCGAAAGACATCGCCAGTTCCCTGGGCTATTCCATCAAAACCGTGCCGTAAAAATCAGAGACCCACGAAGAGCGAGCCGTAGGCCTCGGCCACGGCTCGCTCTTCGTATATACGGCCTACGCGGGGTCGGGAACCACCGGTAGACGTGCCGAAACAGTCCGCCAAAGGGCGGTTACGACTGGCCTTATCGACCGCTTCCTGGAACTAAGAAGCCACCTCGCACCGGAAACGATCGTTTCCGGCGAGGAGATGCTCCGCCGCCGTACCTCGTCCGACACCTTCCGCGAGGCAAGGCAGAGAGTCCCTGTCGAAATCATTTGCCGCTCCTCAAACTTTCCGTAACCAAACCGTTGCATTCGTTACCGCCCCGTTATACAGTGATCACACGGTGAATGTTTGCTGTGGCATCCACCGCATGTGATTGCAGGACACTCTTGGTGCAAGGGACAAGGGCCGGTCGGGAGCCTCTCCGACCGGCCCTTCACCGTTCCCACTAATCTGTATTCATGACGGATCGCAAGCTCGCGCTCGAGACCTGGGAGAGCCTTTTCCGCGCCCAGCACGAGCTCTTCATGGCAATGGCCGCCGACTTCGACGGCGCCGCCATCACTCAGGCCGAGTACGACGTGCTGCTCACGGTCGTCCGCTCCCCGGAGATGACTGCCAGGCTCCGCGACGTCACAGCGAACATGCTCATCAGCCAGCCGAGCGTGTCACGGCTCGTGGACCGCATGGTCTCGCGCGGACTGATCCAGAAGTGCCCCGATCCCGAAGACGGGCGCGGTGCACTGATCCGTGCGACCGAAGACGGCGCCCGCGCGTTCCGCGCGGTCGCGACAGTCCATGGGCGCTCGATCGCGCAGCGCATGTCGAAGCTCGACGACGATGAACTGCGCACGTTGCACTCGCTCACCGAGAAGCTCCGCGGCGACTGACGGGGACTACTGCCCCCTCGGGTCTGCATCGATTTCTGACATAGTCGATGCAGAAGCAGTCTTCGCAGATGCGGGGGCAGGGAGGGAACTTTCATGGAGATCGCCGGAGCTGTCGGCATTCTGATTCTCGTCGGCATCGCAGTCGTCGTCCTGATCGTAGTCGGGCTGATCGTGCTGTTGTTCGCGCGCAGCTGGATCAAGGTCGCCCGCGCGGATGAGGCGCTCGTCATCTCGGGTCGCAAGCAGAAGGTGCAGCGCGCCATCCTGTCTGCCGACGGGACGAGCAGCTCCGAGAGCGTCGATTCGCCTGTCACCGTGATCGTGAACGGCAAGTCGCTCGTCAACCCGATCACGCAGCGCCACGAGATCATCTCGCTGCGCTCGCGCCAGGTCTCCTTGAACGCTGAAGCCCAGTCGCTGGACAGCGTCACCTTGAACGTCGATGGTGTCGCGATCGTGAAGATCGGCTCCGACCCGCTCTACGTGCGCCGCGCCGCCGAGCGTTTCGCTTCGCAGGATGCCGCGATCGAGCAGTTCACCACCGAGCAGCTCGAGGGTGCGCTCCGCGGTATCGTAGCGACTCTCTCGGTCGTCGAGTTGATGCGCGACCGCAAGAAGTTCTCCGACCAGATCGCCGCCGACGTCTCGCAGGATCTGGCCGAACAGGGCCTCATCCTCGACTCGTTCCAGATCAAGGGCATCACCGACAAGGTCGGGTACATCCAGTCGCTCGGTGCCCCCGAGATCCACGCGAAACGCCAGTCCGCCGAGATCGCGCAGACGAACGCCGACCGAGCGATCAACCAGAAGAACATCGCCAACCAGGAATCCAACCTGGTCGAGCAGACCGCCCTCGACACCAACACCGCCAACTCGAACGCCGGTATCGGCCGCGCACGCGCCGAGGCCGAGCAGGCGGAGCACCTCGCCAGGGCGCAGGCCGAGCAGGCCGTGCTGCAGCAGCAGGCCGAGAACCGCCAGGCGCAGCTGGATGCCGACGTCAAGCGCGTCGCCGACGCCCAGCGCTACGAGGCGGAGACCCGCGCCCAGGCCGAGCTCTATACGCGCGAGAAGGCTGCAGAAGCAGGCGCCATCGAGCAGGTCAAGCAGGCAGAGGCACGGACCCGCATCGCCGAGCAGCAGGCAGAGGCCGACAAGGCCCGCGCGGCCGGTGAGGCCACGGCCGCCGAGGCGAAGGCGACCGGTGAGGCCAACGCCCTCCGCGCCCTCGCCGAAGCCGAGTCCGAAGCCCGCCGCCTCCGCGCCAACGCCGAGGCGGACGCCATCCGCGCCGAAGGTGAGGCGCGAGCCGCCGCCCTCGAGGCAGAGGCGAAGGCCATCGCATCCAACCAGGAGGCGTTCCTCTCTCAGCGCGTGCTCGACGTTCTGCCGACGATCATGGCCGAGTTCTCGAAGGGCTACGCCACGATCGGAAGCGTGTCGATCATCGGCAGCTCGGGCGAAGACGGCGCCTCGGGCGTGGTCGGCGCCGACAGCGCGAAGGCGCTGAAGTCGGTGTTCGACAGCGTGAGTTCGGCGACCGGCCTCGACCTCGCGGCCATCATCCAGGGCCAGGCCGTCGGTCGCGGCATCGGGGAGAGCATGGCGAGCGCTCAGGCGCCTGCTGCCACGAAGAAGCCGAAGGCGAAGGCGGCCGAGTCGGTTGCCGCTCCCCCGCCCCCGCCGGCGTCGGCCGAATAACCAGAAGTGCCAAGAGCGGATGCCGCGCGCCACATCGGCCGCGGCATCCGCTCTTCATCTTTCGCTCCTATGGGGTGCGCCGTCGCAGAGTGAGCGATGCCAGCACCAGCGCTCCCAGCATGAATGCGACCACGATCAGCAGCGGGCCGAACACATCCCACCCTTCTTCCCCCGCGGAGACGGCGTTGATCGTGTCGATCGCGTAGCTCAGCGGCAGCCAGTCCGAGATCGCGTGCAGCACGTCGGGCATCTGATCGCGCGGCATGAACAGCCCGCCGAGGATGATCTGCGGGAACACGAGCAACGGCATGAACTGCACCGCCTGGAACTCGGTCTGGGCGAAGGCACTCGCGAGCAGTCCGAGCGCGGTGCCCAACAGCGCGTCGACGACGGCGACGAGCCCGAGTTGCCACAGCGGTCCGTCGGTCTCGAGTCCGCAGACGAACACCGCGAACGAGACGGTGATCACAGCCTGCAGCAGCGCCATCAGCCCGAACGCCAGCGCGTAGCCGAGGATGAAGTCGCTCTTCGCCAAGGGCGTCGTCATCAGCCGCTCCAACGTTCCCGAACGGCGCTCGCGCAACGTCGTGATCGATGTGATCAGGAACATCACGATGAAGGGGAACAGCGCGAGGATCGGGCCGCCGAACTGGTCGAACACGCCCTCCTGATCGCTGAACAGCCACGCGAACAGGCCGACCAGCAGGCTCGGGGCGATCAGCATCAGCGCGATCGAGCGGGGGTCGTGCCGCAGCTGGGAGAGCACGCGACCCGCGGTCGCGAAGAGCCTGATGACGTTCATTCTCCCGTCTCCTCTCGGCGCGACCTGCGTGTGTCCAGATGCTGCTGCTGATCCCGTTCGATGAGGGCGAGGAACGCGGCATCCGGGTCTTCCGCCCCAGTGTCGGCGAGCAGCCCCTTCGGTGTCGTGTCGGCGATGATGCGGCCTGCGCGCATGAGCAGCAGCCGGTCGCAGCGCAGCGCCTCGTCCATGACATGACTCGACACGAGCAGGGTCACGCCGCGCTCGGCGAGACCTCTGAACTGGCCCCAGAGCTCCGCCCGCAGCAAAGGGTCGAGGCCGACGGTCGGCTCGTCGAGCACGACGAGCTCCGGAGATCCGACCAGTGCCATCGCCAGTGAGACGCGGCTTCCTTCACCGCCGCTGAGCGAGGATACGAGCTGATCCGCCTGTCCTGTGAGCCCGACGTCGGCGATCACGCGATCGACGGCATCGCGCGGTGCGCCGAGGAGCGCCCCGACATAGCGGAGGTTCTGCCGGATGGTCAGGTCGTCGTAGGCCGACGCATCCTGAGTGCCGTAGGCGACTCGGTGCCGCAGCACGCGCGATCCGGCCGGTTCGCCGAGCACCGTCACCGTGCCCGACTCGACGCGCTGCACCCCGACGATCGAGCGCATCAGCGTGGTCTTGCCGCACCCCGATGGGCCGAGCAGACCGGTGATCTGTCCGCGCGGGATCGACACGTCGACGCCGTCGAAGACGCGCATCTTCCCGCGTCGCACGCGCAACTGCGACACCTCCACGCTCGAGTTATTCATCATGTGATGAATTGTGCGCTTCGGATGCCGCGGCGTCAAGGCCCCGTGATGAGCACGGCGTTCAGTCGAAGAGGTACCTCTGCACGGTGGGGCCGATCCTCGCAACGAGCTCGTCGACACCCACGTCCGCGATGGGCGCCAGCTTCAGCACGTAGCGCGCCATCAGGAGACCGGCGATCTGCGAGGCCGCGAGCGTCGAACGCAGCGCCGCATCGTCGGTGTCGAGCGCGCGTGCGATGCGGCCGAGCAGTTCGCGCGAGAGGAATCCGGCCAGCACCGGAGTCGTGAGCTTGCTGCCGATCGCGGCGCGCATGAGTGCGACGCCGCGGCGGCGCACATCCGGCTGCTCGAACGCCTGCAGCACGAACCGCACGACGCGCTCGCCGACCTCGTCACGCGGGCCTGCGAGGATCTCCGGGATCGCGACGTCGAGCCGGATCGGCATGCCCATGGCCGCGGCGAACAGATCGGCCTTGGTCCCGAAGTAGTGGTGCACCAGAGCACTGTCGACCCCGGCCCTGGTCGCGATCGCGCGGATCGTCGATCCGTCGTAGCCGTGCTCACCGAACTCGTCAACGGCGGCCGAGATGATCCGTTCGCGCGAATCCGTCTCTCCGCGCGGACGCCCGCGCCGCCTCACCGTGGCCATGCCGCTCAGCCTACGCGCCGAGTCGTGCGCCGGACGCGAGAGACTGGAGGGGTGACCATTGCTCCGTTCGACCTGTCGAAGATCGGTCGCGGACTCGCGTTCGCCTCTGCAGTGGATGACCTGAGCGCGGCGCTCGACCGCAGCGCCTCCGTCGTGGTCAGCTCGCCGCCGGGCACAGGCAAGACGACGCTCGTCCCACCGATCATCGCCGGTCGCGTTCGGGGTCGCGTGATCGTGACACAGCCTCGCCGTGTGGCCGCCCGCGCTGCCGCCCGACGCCTCGCGCACCTGGACGGATCGCCCCTCGGCTCCCGTGTCGGGTTCACCGTCCGCGGCGAGCGCCAGGTGCAGTCGTCGGCGATGATCGAGTTCGTCACCGCCGGCGTGCTGCTGCGCCGACTGCTCGATGACCCGGGCCTCGAAGGCATCGGCGCGGTCGTGATCGACGAGGTGCACGAACGCGCGCTGGAGACGGATCTGCTGATCGGTCTGCTGGGCGAGGTGCGCGAGCTGCGCGATGATCTCGTGCTGATCGCGATGTCGGCGACGCTAGACGCCGATCGGTTCGCGACTGTTCTCGGCACGGATGCCGCCCCCACTCCGATCGTGACCCAGACGGTGCCGGCGCACGCGCTCGACGTGCGCTGGGCGCCGAGTCCTTCGCCTCGGCTGGACGAGCGCGGCGTCACCTGGGCCTTCTTCGATCACGTCGCACGCACCGCGGTCGACGCGCATCGCGGTATGGCGCGCAGCATCCCGACCGCAGACGCGCTCGTGTTCGCACCGGGCGCGCGCGAGGTCTCCGAGATCGCGCGCCGCATCCGGGACCTCGCGCCGGAGTTCGATGTACGAGAACTGCACGGCCAGATCCCCGCCGCCGAGCAGGATGCCGTGATCGGCGGCCGCGCAGGTGACGCGGCGCGGATCATCGTCACCACCTCCCTCGCAGAATCGTCGCTCACGGTTCCCGGCGTGCGTCTCGTCGTCGACACCTGCCTGTCCCGGGCCCCGCAGCGGGATGCGGCCCGTGGCATGAGCGGCCTCGTCACCGGTCCGGCATCCCGCGCCTCTGCGACTCAGCGCGCTGGTCGCGCGACGCGCGAAGGACCGGGCGTCGTGGTGCGCTGCGTCGACGAGCGGACATTCGCCGCGGCACCCGCGCGGCCGGCTCCCGAGATCGCCACGACGGATCTCACCGACGCCGCGCTGCTCCTCGCCTGCTGGGGCGCCCCAGGCGGAGCGGGGCTCCGATTGGTCGATCCGCTCCCGAGCGACAGCCTGAACGACGCGACGACCGTGCTGCGCGGTCTGGGCGCGATCGATTCGGACGGACGCGCGACCGATGAGGGGCGACGCCTCGCCCGCATCCCGGTCGACCCCCGCCTCGCTCGCGCGCTCCGTGACGGCAGCACACGGGTCGGTGCACGCGCGGCGGCCGAGGTCGTCGCGCTGATCGGAGGCGAACTCCGTGTCGCCGACGGAGATGTCGCGACTGCTCTCACCGCGCTGCGGAACAGAAGAAGCACCGACGCGCGTCGCTGGGAGCAGGAGGTGCGCCGCCTCATGCAGTTCACCGACGACGGGCGCGCGAGACGCGCAGACGCGGACCTGACCGGACTCGTCATCGCGCTCGCCTTCCCCGAGCGGATCGCCCGCCGCGTCGATCATTCGGCGAACGGGGCGACCTTCCTGCTCGCATCCGGCACCCGCGCGGGATTGACCGGCCCGCTCGCCGGCGCCGAATGGCTGGCGGTGGCCGACGTCGCTCGCGCACAGGGCCGAGCGGCTGCCGGCACTGGAGCGGTCATCCGCTCGGCAGCGGCCATCTCGGAGCACGAAGCGGAACAGGCGGCGACCCATCTGGTCACCGACCGCGTCGAAGCGCAGTTCACGGACGGGCGCGTCGTCGCCCGGCGCGAGCGTCGCATCGGCGCGATCGTCCGGTCGTCCGTCCCCGTTCGGGTTCAGGCCGGCGAGGGTGGCCGGGATGCTGTCCGTCGTGCGCTGGAGAACCAGGGACTCGGGGTGTTCAGCTGGTCGGATTCGGCCGATGCGCTTCGGCGACGTCTCGCGCTGCTGCACCGCGAGATCGGCGTTCCATGGCCGGACGTGTCGGATGCTGCGCTCCTCGGTGCGCTCGATTCCTGGCTCGGTCCGGAGCTGGCGACGCTCGCGACCGGCACTCCGGCCTCTCGCATCGGCTTGACCTCGGCGCTGCGGCGACTGCTGCCGTGGCCCGCGGCCGTCGACCTCGATGCGCTGGTTCCCGAACGGCTCGAGGTACCAAGCGGATCGCGGATCCGCATCACCTACGCACCCATGGACGACCCGTCGGCGCGTCCCGTCGTGGCGGTGAAGCTGCAGGAGTGCTTCGGGTGGGCGGAGACCCCGCGCCTCGTCGGAGGGCGGGTGCCTGTTCTGTTCCACCTGCTCTCCCCCGGCGGACGCCCGCTCGCTGTGACCGACGACCTCGCGTCGTTCTGGGCCGGTCCCTACTCGCAGGTGCGTGCTGAGATGCGCGGCCGGTACCCGAAGCATCCATGGCCCGAGGACCCATGGTCGGCCGTCCCGACCCGGCACACGAAGCGCCGCGCCGCGGAGAACCGGTGACTCAGCACTCGATGACGTTGACCGCGAGACCGCCCTCGCTGGTCTCCTTGTACTTCGTCGACATGTCGGCGCCGGTCTGACGCATCGTCTCGACGACGGCATCCAGCGACACGTAGTGCTGTCCGTCACCGCGCAGCGCGAGTCGCGCCGCTGTGACGGCCGTGGATGCGGCGATCGCGTTGCGCTCGATGCACGGGATCTGCACGAGCCCGCCGATCGGGTCGCAGGTGAGGCCGAGGTGGTGCTCCATGGCGATCTCGGCGGCGTTCTCGATCTGCCGGTTGGTGCCGCCCATCACCGCGGTCAGCCCGCCCGCTGCCATTGCACAGGCGGAGCCGACCTCGGCCTGGCAGCCGCCCTCCGCGCCCGAGATCGACGCATTGGCTTTGAAGAGCGAGCCGAGGGCCGTGGCGGTGAGGAGGAACCGACGGATGCCGCGGCGACGGTTCGCCTCGGCGACGAGGGCCGGGTCGGGCTCGCGACGTTTCGACTCGCCTTCGGCTCGCTCAACGCGTTTCGTCTCGTCGCTGCGCTCCTCGCTCAACGACCCGCGGCGCTCAACGCGTTTCGTCTCGTCGCTGCGCTCCTCGCTCAACGATCCGCGGCGGCTGTCCCCGGCCGAGAAGCTGAGGAGGGCGCTACCGACCAGTTCGCCGTAGGGCGTGACCGCGTTGCCGGAGCCGAGCCCGGAGTCGGCGAGGAACCGCCACCAGTACATCGCGACGGCGGGGAGGATGCCGGCGGCACCGTTCGTCGGCGCGGTGACGACCCTGCCGCCCGCGGCGTTCTCCTCGTTGACCGCGAGCGCGAACGCGCCGAGCCATTCGCCGGGGATCTCGCGTCCGCCTTCGGTTTCAACGCTCTCGAGCTGCTCGCGGATCATTCCCGCGCGACGCTTGACCTTGAGGATGCCTGGGAGCACACCGTCCGCGTGCAGGCCGGCGTCCACGCATCCGGCCATCGCGTCCCAGATGGCGTCGAGGCCTGCGGCGAGCTCTTCTTCCGAGCGCATCGCGAGTTCGTTCTCCCGCGCGACATCGGCGATCGAGAAGCCGTGCTCATCGCAGAGTGCGAGCAGCGAGGCCGCGTCGGTGTAGCCGAACGGCAGGGATCCGGCGGCGACCTGCGCGTCTTCTCCCTCACGCCGGATGAAGCCGCCGCCGACCGAGTAGTACGTCTGTTCAGCGAGAGCGTTCCCGTCGATCCCGAGCGCAGTGAGCGTCATGGCATTCGGATGCCCCGGCAGCCGCGTGCGCGGAGCGAACTGGATGTCGTCCTTCTCGAACGCGACCGCGTGCGTCCCATCGATGAGCAGCGCCGCGCCGGCGGGAAGGTCCGTCCAAGCCGAGCGCACCTCGGCGGGGGTGCAGGTCTCGGGGGCGAGTCCGCGCAGGCCTGCGACGACAGCATCCGGTGTGCCGTGCCCGATGCCGGTCGCTCCGAGAGAGCCGTACAGGGTGCACGTCACCCGTCTCACCTCGCCGAGCGAACCACCAGAGCTCAGGCGTCGGGCGAAGTCCAGCGCCGCGCGCATCGGTCCGACGGTGTGCGAGCTCGACGGCCCCACCCCGATGGAGAAGAAGTCGAAAGCCGAGACGTACGCAGTCACATGTCCAGGCTACGCCCCGCAAGCCGCCCCTCGCCGCGCTCTGCGCCAGACTGATGACATGACCTCCGACGTGCCGCTCTACCGCCGCGTCGCCGACCGGCTCGCACACCGGATCGTCGATGGTGAGTTCCCGATCGGCACGCTGCTGCCTGGCGGCGTGTGGGTCCACCGGTAATGGATCGGTTCCAGCGACCCGCGAAGTTCAGCTCCTCCACGACATCCGTAACGAGGACTTCTGTCACGTCAGCCTCGATCAACTGCTCGAGGTCGTAAACCATGGCCTTGCCGATCAGCGCCTTTCCACATCGGTTGCCAGCGCTCAACTCCACGCCCCCTCTTCCGCGATGCTCGCTGTCGACAAGCCGACGCCTCGGGGGCAGCATCCACCTGCTTGTCGGTGGGACCGGTCGCCGAGACCCCACACATCCCGTTTCCGCAGAATCACGCGGACGAACAGGCAACGACGACCTCAAGCTCCTCTGATTCGCATCAGACGCGCTCGGAAGAGGCGCAGAAACAAAAAGAGTGCCGGGATTCCGGCACTCTTTTCGTTCGCTACTTCAATACTCTGTGCGCCCGAAGGGATGTCGTGTCTCACTCCAGTTGTCCGATTCTCACGGACCTGTCGAGTCGTCTCACTCCGGTTGTCGGATTCTCACTCCAGTTGTCGGGAGAGCGGCGCGCCGCGTAGCGCTGCTCCGAGGCGGGAGTAGCTTGCGGTTTAAGCCGGGAGGTTCCACACGAGCGCTCTGATCGGGTGCGGGATTCTCCGGAAGGGAGAGTTCTCCGTGACCTTGACCCAAGACTGGCTCGCCGCGATCGATGGGACGAACGCACTCGCGGCCACGATCGAGTTTTCTAG from Microbacterium profundi includes the following:
- a CDS encoding SPFH domain-containing protein, whose protein sequence is MEIAGAVGILILVGIAVVVLIVVGLIVLLFARSWIKVARADEALVISGRKQKVQRAILSADGTSSSESVDSPVTVIVNGKSLVNPITQRHEIISLRSRQVSLNAEAQSLDSVTLNVDGVAIVKIGSDPLYVRRAAERFASQDAAIEQFTTEQLEGALRGIVATLSVVELMRDRKKFSDQIAADVSQDLAEQGLILDSFQIKGITDKVGYIQSLGAPEIHAKRQSAEIAQTNADRAINQKNIANQESNLVEQTALDTNTANSNAGIGRARAEAEQAEHLARAQAEQAVLQQQAENRQAQLDADVKRVADAQRYEAETRAQAELYTREKAAEAGAIEQVKQAEARTRIAEQQAEADKARAAGEATAAEAKATGEANALRALAEAESEARRLRANAEADAIRAEGEARAAALEAEAKAIASNQEAFLSQRVLDVLPTIMAEFSKGYATIGSVSIIGSSGEDGASGVVGADSAKALKSVFDSVSSATGLDLAAIIQGQAVGRGIGESMASAQAPAATKKPKAKAAESVAAPPPPPASAE
- the hrpB gene encoding ATP-dependent helicase HrpB, whose amino-acid sequence is MTIAPFDLSKIGRGLAFASAVDDLSAALDRSASVVVSSPPGTGKTTLVPPIIAGRVRGRVIVTQPRRVAARAAARRLAHLDGSPLGSRVGFTVRGERQVQSSAMIEFVTAGVLLRRLLDDPGLEGIGAVVIDEVHERALETDLLIGLLGEVRELRDDLVLIAMSATLDADRFATVLGTDAAPTPIVTQTVPAHALDVRWAPSPSPRLDERGVTWAFFDHVARTAVDAHRGMARSIPTADALVFAPGAREVSEIARRIRDLAPEFDVRELHGQIPAAEQDAVIGGRAGDAARIIVTTSLAESSLTVPGVRLVVDTCLSRAPQRDAARGMSGLVTGPASRASATQRAGRATREGPGVVVRCVDERTFAAAPARPAPEIATTDLTDAALLLACWGAPGGAGLRLVDPLPSDSLNDATTVLRGLGAIDSDGRATDEGRRLARIPVDPRLARALRDGSTRVGARAAAEVVALIGGELRVADGDVATALTALRNRRSTDARRWEQEVRRLMQFTDDGRARRADADLTGLVIALAFPERIARRVDHSANGATFLLASGTRAGLTGPLAGAEWLAVADVARAQGRAAAGTGAVIRSAAAISEHEAEQAATHLVTDRVEAQFTDGRVVARRERRIGAIVRSSVPVRVQAGEGGRDAVRRALENQGLGVFSWSDSADALRRRLALLHREIGVPWPDVSDAALLGALDSWLGPELATLATGTPASRIGLTSALRRLLPWPAAVDLDALVPERLEVPSGSRIRITYAPMDDPSARPVVAVKLQECFGWAETPRLVGGRVPVLFHLLSPGGRPLAVTDDLASFWAGPYSQVRAEMRGRYPKHPWPEDPWSAVPTRHTKRRAAENR
- a CDS encoding ABC transporter ATP-binding protein, whose protein sequence is MNNSSVEVSQLRVRRGKMRVFDGVDVSIPRGQITGLLGPSGCGKTTLMRSIVGVQRVESGTVTVLGEPAGSRVLRHRVAYGTQDASAYDDLTIRQNLRYVGALLGAPRDAVDRVIADVGLTGQADQLVSSLSGGEGSRVSLAMALVGSPELVVLDEPTVGLDPLLRAELWGQFRGLAERGVTLLVSSHVMDEALRCDRLLLMRAGRIIADTTPKGLLADTGAEDPDAAFLALIERDQQQHLDTRRSRREETGE
- a CDS encoding ABC transporter permease, giving the protein MNVIRLFATAGRVLSQLRHDPRSIALMLIAPSLLVGLFAWLFSDQEGVFDQFGGPILALFPFIVMFLITSITTLRERRSGTLERLMTTPLAKSDFILGYALAFGLMALLQAVITVSFAVFVCGLETDGPLWQLGLVAVVDALLGTALGLLASAFAQTEFQAVQFMPLLVFPQIILGGLFMPRDQMPDVLHAISDWLPLSYAIDTINAVSAGEEGWDVFGPLLIVVAFMLGALVLASLTLRRRTP
- a CDS encoding TetR/AcrR family transcriptional regulator; the protein is MATVRRRGRPRGETDSRERIISAAVDEFGEHGYDGSTIRAIATRAGVDSALVHHYFGTKADLFAAAMGMPIRLDVAIPEILAGPRDEVGERVVRFVLQAFEQPDVRRRGVALMRAAIGSKLTTPVLAGFLSRELLGRIARALDTDDAALRSTLAASQIAGLLMARYVLKLAPIADVGVDELVARIGPTVQRYLFD